A DNA window from Zingiber officinale cultivar Zhangliang chromosome 3A, Zo_v1.1, whole genome shotgun sequence contains the following coding sequences:
- the LOC122052199 gene encoding ras-related protein RABH1b-like: MPSLRRHPPRSSLPQRHHLRPCPRWSPAGSSSPLQMVPDLRPRPRRVHPLQCALALRQSQRAGPGKADPSFRLQEESTHGRRRHQLAHQSLLQVRQHRRRGEGVRRDTVGQERFRSLIPSYIRDSSVAVIAYDVANRQSFLNTLKWIEEVRTKRGSDVIIVLVGNKTDLVDKRQVSIEEGEGKAQELGVMFIKTSAKAGFNIKALFRKIAAALPGMETFLLHVA; encoded by the exons ATGCCCAGTCTCCGACGCCACCCACCGCGATCCTCACTGCCTCAGCGCCATCATCTCCGGCCTTGCCCTCGATGGTCGCCCGCTGGAAGCTCTTCGCCTCTTCAAATGGTTCCAGACCTCCGCCCTCGACCCCGACGAGTTCACCCTCTCCAATGCGCTCTCGCTCTCCGCCAATCTCAGCGCGCTGGACCAGGGAAGGCAGATCCAAGCTTTCGTCTTCAAGAAGAATCTACCCATGGACGTCGCCGCCACCAACTCGCTCATCAATCTCTACTTCAAGTACGGCAGCATCGCCGACGCGGAGAAGGTGTTCGACG GGACACTGTTGGACAAGAGAGATTTAGGAGCCTCATCCCAAGTTATATTCGTGACTCATCAGTTGCAGTGATtgcttatgatgttgcaa ATCGTCAGTCTTTCTTAAATACTTTAAAATGGATTGAAGAGGTTCGAACGAAGAGGGGAAGTGATGTTATTATTGTCCTTGTTGGGAACAAAACTGACTTGGTCGACAAGAG GCAAGTCTCcatagaagaaggagaaggtaaAGCGCAAGAGCTCGGTGTCATGTTTATCAAAACAAGCGCAAAAGCTGGCTTCAATATAAAG GCTCTCTTTCGAAAGATTGCGGCTGCCTTGCCCGGGATGGAAACCTTTCTCCTCCAtgttgcttag